One genomic segment of Aquipluma nitroreducens includes these proteins:
- a CDS encoding TonB-dependent receptor has product MKAFSQKQNISLNFKDVTLERIILEIEKQSEYRFFFEQSSINLQPKATIQIWNATINEVLERLFNNTPYTYQIIDQHIILSQGKEVVPKNINNESYRTVKGTVTNKNMETMPGVTVMIKNTYTGTITDRNGQYKIEVPLNYDSLVFSYVGMMRFEVSIGKKQHIDVSLEPEIIGVDEVIVVGYGDQRKSDLTGAITTIEVDGTRKMPVTGFDQALQGRAAGVLVTSTSGSPGGGTSVRIRGIGTVNNNNPLFVIDGIPTDDIRFLNMSDIDNVEILKDASATAIYGNRGANGVILINTKKGKPGSPVITAESYFGVSDVWKNPHMGDSKQFATISNLAVKNGIESEGVGAYQYIEEFNNPDNYSGGTNWWKLITRKAMVHNQNVSISGGNDMNKYLMSLSYLSQDGIIKGSEFDRLTFRVNNEYKLSDKITLAFNTNLSHAKRQTISEDDLDGGIVFTAIVLDPITSGAERPVDDPIRVKYGEFSRWYESVYSNKFNPVAQIGRSINSWTQLRFFGNLSFNYDLTKHLSYHSTFGMDLRHSDYDNFLPSFWMDSDSKNDINSVSKDSGKNTDWVYENTMTYKQIFKKNHNFTALIGMTTEGGKYEIVQASKRNIPANSDYLRYLSAATSDPNVTGEVSDYGLISYLGRVNYAFNSEYLFTASIRADGSSKFANGEKWGYFPSLSGGWRISNEKFFSALKLSDIVDDLKIRLGWGQVGNQNISDNAFRTLIAGGDTRRYLFNQSIVQGYAPINLGNKNLTWETTESTNLGIDFNLFKSKLTGSLDFYKKQTKNMLLKLPVPMSAGLPDSPWTNAGEIENKGFEFFSTYHNKWKELNFSVNLNVSSYKNTVLSLGGGEPIMGGEQRLGYTTKTMVGHPIGEFFGYIVEGVFQNQHQVDIANALSAENIYYQDFLTRPGDFKFKDLNGDGRITGEDRTFLGSPHPDFTYGINLFAEYHRFDISLFLQGSQGGEIFNVFKYYTYQNTGYFNSPANMIEKAWHGEGTSNTQFQISASNANNNLRPSSWYIEDGSFLRIKNLQIGYNLNKRLCQKVGISECRIYIGGQNLFTFTRYSGLDPELADLSGSPLNSGIDFAKYPQARTILTGLSIKF; this is encoded by the coding sequence GTGAAAGCATTTTCCCAGAAGCAGAACATTTCACTTAATTTTAAGGATGTAACTCTTGAGCGAATCATTCTTGAAATTGAGAAACAAAGCGAATATCGATTCTTCTTCGAACAATCAAGCATAAATCTTCAACCAAAAGCAACAATTCAAATTTGGAATGCTACAATAAATGAAGTGCTCGAAAGGCTATTTAACAATACGCCATATACTTATCAGATTATTGACCAACACATTATTTTGTCACAAGGCAAGGAAGTTGTTCCTAAAAATATAAACAACGAATCGTACCGAACGGTTAAAGGCACAGTTACCAACAAAAACATGGAAACAATGCCTGGAGTTACCGTTATGATAAAAAATACCTATACCGGCACAATAACTGACCGAAATGGTCAGTATAAAATCGAAGTTCCATTGAATTATGATTCTTTGGTTTTTTCGTATGTAGGAATGATGAGATTTGAAGTTTCTATTGGCAAAAAGCAACATATTGATGTATCGCTCGAACCCGAGATCATTGGAGTTGATGAAGTAATAGTCGTTGGCTACGGAGACCAACGAAAATCAGATCTGACTGGGGCAATTACAACTATTGAGGTTGATGGCACCCGCAAAATGCCTGTAACCGGATTCGATCAGGCGCTGCAAGGAAGAGCTGCTGGCGTGTTGGTAACTTCAACATCAGGATCGCCTGGTGGAGGAACTTCGGTCAGAATTCGTGGAATTGGGACTGTAAATAACAATAATCCTTTGTTCGTTATCGATGGCATACCCACTGATGACATTCGCTTTTTAAACATGAGCGACATTGACAATGTTGAAATATTAAAAGATGCCTCAGCCACTGCTATTTACGGCAACAGGGGGGCAAACGGAGTTATCCTGATCAATACCAAAAAAGGAAAGCCTGGTAGTCCGGTAATAACTGCCGAGTCATACTTTGGAGTGAGCGATGTATGGAAAAATCCACACATGGGCGACAGTAAACAATTTGCAACAATTAGTAATCTGGCTGTAAAAAATGGAATTGAAAGTGAAGGTGTTGGCGCCTATCAATATATCGAAGAGTTTAATAATCCGGATAACTATAGTGGCGGAACCAACTGGTGGAAATTAATCACCAGAAAAGCCATGGTTCACAACCAAAACGTCTCCATTTCAGGCGGGAATGATATGAACAAGTATTTGATGAGTTTATCCTATCTATCTCAGGATGGAATCATAAAAGGATCAGAATTCGATCGATTGACTTTCAGGGTTAATAACGAATATAAACTTTCCGATAAAATCACCTTAGCCTTCAATACGAATTTAAGCCATGCCAAAAGACAAACCATCAGTGAAGATGATTTGGACGGTGGAATTGTTTTTACAGCAATCGTATTGGATCCAATAACATCGGGCGCTGAACGGCCTGTTGACGATCCGATTCGGGTGAAATACGGAGAATTTTCACGCTGGTATGAATCTGTTTACAGTAATAAATTTAATCCGGTTGCTCAAATTGGGCGTTCCATCAATTCATGGACCCAACTCCGGTTCTTTGGAAATCTATCTTTCAATTATGATTTAACCAAACACCTGTCTTATCATTCAACTTTCGGAATGGATCTGCGACATTCAGACTATGACAATTTTCTACCCTCATTCTGGATGGACTCTGATTCAAAAAACGACATCAACTCAGTAAGTAAAGATTCCGGTAAGAATACAGACTGGGTTTATGAGAATACAATGACTTACAAACAAATCTTTAAAAAGAATCACAATTTTACAGCGCTGATCGGCATGACAACCGAAGGTGGAAAATATGAAATTGTACAGGCTTCCAAAAGAAACATTCCTGCAAACAGCGATTACCTTCGTTACCTTAGTGCTGCCACAAGCGATCCAAATGTGACGGGCGAGGTTTCCGATTATGGTCTTATTTCATACCTTGGACGTGTCAATTATGCTTTTAATTCAGAATACCTTTTTACGGCATCCATTCGCGCTGACGGTTCATCAAAATTTGCGAATGGTGAAAAATGGGGATATTTCCCATCACTATCCGGAGGATGGCGTATTTCAAATGAAAAATTCTTCTCTGCCTTGAAACTCTCTGACATTGTTGATGATCTAAAAATACGTTTAGGTTGGGGGCAAGTTGGAAATCAGAACATTTCAGACAATGCTTTCAGAACTCTAATTGCCGGTGGGGATACAAGAAGATATTTGTTCAATCAATCTATCGTTCAAGGCTATGCGCCAATAAACCTGGGAAATAAAAATCTTACATGGGAAACAACCGAGTCGACTAACCTCGGAATTGATTTTAATCTGTTTAAAAGTAAGCTTACCGGAAGTCTTGATTTTTATAAAAAGCAGACCAAAAATATGCTTCTTAAATTACCCGTTCCAATGTCAGCCGGATTGCCTGATTCGCCCTGGACAAATGCAGGCGAGATTGAGAATAAAGGATTCGAATTTTTCTCGACGTATCATAACAAATGGAAAGAGTTAAATTTCAGTGTAAACTTAAATGTATCATCCTATAAAAACACTGTTCTATCGCTTGGAGGGGGCGAGCCCATTATGGGTGGGGAGCAAAGACTTGGCTATACAACAAAAACGATGGTTGGGCATCCCATTGGCGAATTTTTTGGCTACATTGTTGAAGGTGTTTTTCAGAATCAGCACCAGGTTGATATTGCCAATGCCCTGTCTGCGGAAAATATTTATTACCAGGATTTTCTAACCCGTCCCGGAGATTTTAAGTTCAAAGATCTGAACGGCGATGGACGTATTACTGGTGAAGACCGTACATTCTTAGGTTCACCTCATCCCGATTTCACATACGGAATAAACCTTTTTGCCGAATATCACCGGTTCGACATCTCTTTATTCCTTCAAGGGAGCCAGGGAGGCGAAATTTTCAATGTGTTTAAATATTATACTTATCAGAACACCGGATATTTCAATTCTCCGGCCAATATGATTGAAAAAGCGTGGCACGGTGAAGGAACTTCAAATACACAGTTTCAGATCTCGGCCAGCAATGCGAACAATAACCTTAGGCCGTCATCATGGTACATCGAAGACGGTTCATTCCTGCGAATTAAAAATCTTCAGATCGGTTATAACCTGAACAAACGACTTTGTCAGAAAGTCGGAATCTCGGAATGCCGAATTTATATTGGAGGTCAAAATCTCTTTACTTTTACCCGTTATAGCGGACTTGATCCTGAACTCGCCGATTTAAGCGGAAGTCCGTTGAATTCAGGTATTGATTTTGCAAAATATCCGCAGGCACGAACTATTTTAACCGGACTGAGTATTAAATTTTAG
- a CDS encoding RagB/SusD family nutrient uptake outer membrane protein — protein sequence MKKKWIHILFLLILLSACDQSFIDRPQLAVQTADNFYKTENDAVEAVTAVYNYFQSYDFEVEKFEFGDIASDDAEKGGESDNDRPFVKDLEYFRTRSDNFSCSAMWKVCYTAIFQANNAITHLPDITMNEALKERLLGEVRFMRAHYYFYLINIFGDVPLSIKTPTADEYRLSKSTKATIWDQIEKDLIYARDHLPQKSKYANADLGRITKGAAQALLANAYLFQKKWALAQKEAKDIILSGEYQLEPEFQDLFQLRKTDFGVESVLEVPHMTTNTGWGDENEGTVVPVFCRSRNSGGWGFNAPTYDLLAEFEPGDPRLVHTFTFDGDDFNGEIQFNQFSPSHLCSRKVFLTPLERVGFENSDAPLNLKIIRYAEVLLIHAEAACENGDLPEALSSLNQIRKRARQSSAIDKKATFKNVNKYQVSKNQYEVYKFLNYDYWAANSDHQNLLPDITTNNQSTLRQAIRHERRVELAMENKRFYDIIRWGDPETHFHNFAEKWKTGKGSQFRKNINEVFPIPQDELDLNPRMTQNPGY from the coding sequence ATGAAAAAGAAGTGGATACATATTTTGTTTTTGCTGATACTGCTTTCAGCCTGTGATCAAAGCTTTATTGACCGGCCACAATTGGCAGTACAGACAGCAGACAATTTCTACAAAACTGAAAACGATGCAGTAGAAGCAGTTACTGCAGTTTATAACTATTTTCAGTCGTACGATTTTGAAGTGGAGAAATTTGAATTTGGCGATATTGCTTCAGACGATGCTGAAAAAGGCGGTGAATCAGATAATGACCGGCCTTTCGTAAAAGATCTCGAATATTTTAGAACCCGGTCTGACAACTTCTCATGCAGCGCAATGTGGAAGGTTTGTTACACCGCTATTTTTCAGGCAAATAATGCCATCACACACCTACCTGATATTACGATGAATGAAGCGCTTAAAGAGCGTTTGTTGGGCGAAGTCAGATTTATGAGGGCTCATTATTATTTTTACCTGATCAATATTTTTGGTGATGTACCTCTTAGTATTAAAACTCCTACGGCCGATGAATATCGCCTTTCTAAATCAACCAAAGCCACCATCTGGGATCAGATTGAAAAGGATCTAATTTATGCCCGGGACCATCTTCCTCAGAAATCGAAATATGCAAATGCTGATTTGGGACGGATTACAAAAGGAGCAGCGCAAGCACTTCTGGCAAATGCCTACCTCTTTCAGAAAAAATGGGCACTTGCTCAAAAAGAGGCAAAGGATATTATACTTTCCGGTGAATATCAGCTTGAACCCGAATTTCAGGATTTATTCCAGCTAAGAAAAACCGATTTTGGAGTAGAATCGGTGCTGGAAGTACCTCATATGACAACCAATACCGGTTGGGGCGATGAAAATGAAGGTACTGTTGTTCCCGTATTTTGCCGAAGCCGTAATTCAGGCGGCTGGGGTTTTAATGCGCCTACCTACGATTTACTGGCCGAATTTGAACCCGGCGATCCTCGTTTAGTGCACACATTTACGTTCGATGGTGATGATTTTAATGGAGAAATCCAGTTTAATCAATTTAGTCCGTCACATTTATGTTCCCGAAAAGTGTTTTTAACCCCTTTGGAACGGGTAGGTTTTGAGAATTCGGACGCTCCGCTTAATCTTAAAATAATCAGGTACGCTGAAGTATTGCTGATTCATGCTGAAGCTGCCTGCGAAAATGGCGATCTTCCTGAAGCACTCTCATCTCTCAATCAAATACGGAAACGTGCCCGTCAAAGCAGCGCCATCGATAAAAAAGCAACCTTTAAAAATGTGAATAAGTACCAGGTTTCAAAAAATCAATATGAAGTTTACAAATTCCTGAATTACGATTACTGGGCAGCCAATAGCGACCACCAAAACCTGCTGCCAGACATCACAACAAATAATCAATCAACGCTTCGACAGGCCATCAGACACGAACGACGTGTTGAACTGGCAATGGAAAACAAACGGTTTTACGACATCATCAGATGGGGCGACCCTGAAACCCATTTTCATAATTTTGCTGAAAAATGGAAGACTGGCAAAGGCAGCCAATTCCGGAAAAACATCAACGAAGTATTTCCGATCCCTCAGGATGAGCTTGATTTAAATCCAAGAATGACCCAAAATCCAGGTTATTAG
- the omp85 gene encoding Omp85 family outer membrane protein — MKKNLLSTVCFFLSLAVFGQTEKKDELIKKNWNFGGLPTITFDTDLGFQYGALVNLYDYGDGTRFPKYNHSLYFEVSRYTKGSGINRFYYDSDQLIKGLQTSVDLSYLSDQAYDFYGFNGYDAVYNADWVDTEASDYKTRMFYKYDRKLFRFKVDLQGKLAGNHVRWAAGFNLQNFAIKSVNLDKLNKGKKGNDVLPAVDGLFEKYQQWGIINTKEANGGFVPTIKGGIVFDSRDNRPNPMKGIWTEAVLEGAPTFLGAESSFVKLSLIHRQYFTLIPKNLSFVYRLAYQTTVAGHTPFYYQSQVITSVLTGALSEGLGGGKTLRGVLRNRVVGDGFLYGNAEMRWKVVRFNWINNNFYIGLNSFLDFGKVTNKIPVTFSFAGSSGFTNSDPDYNKIDAEKMHTSYGGGLRIVMNENFVIAVDYGVAANKQDGTSGMYIGLNYLF, encoded by the coding sequence ATGAAAAAAAATCTCTTATCTACAGTATGCTTTTTTCTCTCGTTGGCGGTATTTGGTCAAACCGAAAAAAAGGATGAGTTAATCAAAAAAAACTGGAATTTCGGTGGTTTGCCCACCATTACGTTTGATACCGATTTGGGTTTTCAGTATGGTGCGTTGGTTAATTTATATGACTATGGAGACGGAACCCGATTCCCCAAATACAATCATTCGCTCTATTTTGAAGTATCGCGATATACAAAAGGCAGTGGAATAAACCGTTTCTATTACGATTCAGATCAATTGATCAAAGGATTGCAAACTTCGGTTGACTTAAGTTATCTTTCCGATCAGGCCTACGATTTCTATGGATTTAATGGTTATGATGCAGTTTATAATGCCGATTGGGTAGATACCGAAGCTTCAGATTATAAAACCCGGATGTTTTACAAATACGATCGAAAATTATTCAGGTTCAAAGTTGATCTTCAGGGAAAACTTGCTGGCAATCATGTTCGTTGGGCTGCGGGTTTTAATCTTCAGAATTTCGCCATTAAAAGTGTAAACTTGGACAAGCTGAACAAAGGGAAAAAGGGAAATGATGTTTTGCCTGCTGTTGATGGTTTATTCGAAAAATATCAACAATGGGGCATTATAAATACAAAAGAAGCCAATGGCGGATTTGTCCCAACAATTAAAGGAGGAATTGTATTTGATAGCCGGGACAACCGTCCAAATCCAATGAAGGGAATCTGGACTGAAGCTGTTCTGGAAGGAGCCCCGACATTTCTAGGCGCAGAAAGCTCCTTTGTGAAACTCAGTTTAATTCATCGACAGTATTTCACGCTTATTCCTAAAAATCTTTCATTTGTTTATAGGTTGGCTTATCAGACAACAGTTGCAGGACATACCCCTTTTTATTACCAGTCGCAGGTCATTACCTCAGTTTTGACTGGTGCTTTATCCGAAGGATTGGGTGGAGGAAAGACTCTTCGTGGTGTTCTCCGCAATAGGGTTGTTGGCGATGGATTTTTGTACGGAAATGCTGAAATGCGCTGGAAAGTGGTTCGCTTTAACTGGATCAACAACAATTTTTATATTGGGTTAAATTCCTTCCTCGATTTTGGTAAGGTAACGAATAAAATTCCAGTTACATTCAGTTTTGCCGGTTCATCGGGGTTCACCAATTCAGATCCTGACTACAACAAAATTGATGCTGAAAAAATGCACACATCTTATGGCGGAGGTCTGAGGATTGTAATGAATGAGAATTTTGTAATCGCTGTTGATTATGGTGTAGCAGCGAATAAGCAGGATGGAACTTCAGGAATGTATATCGGATTAAACTATTTGTTTTAG
- a CDS encoding carbohydrate binding family 9 domain-containing protein, with product MKNTYILSTFLFLLLAVNHSFAQISAKAIRVSTPPNIDGHINDAVWDEAFKIDQFVQREPNPGQAVSEKTIVSVCYDNNYLYFAVKCYDDPKKITAKEMARDVSLGNDDRVQIILDTYLDHRNGYWFQIGPRGSIGDALISENGASMNKEWDALWTGKSSINSEGWEAELAIPFKTIGFDPKKTVWGMKLIRNIKRKLEASYWPVANLNTYRFQISDSGLLEGLEGITQGIGLDLSPYVIGGMNTKRGEKDKYHFDGGLDMFYQVTPQLKASLSINTDFAETEVDDRQINLTRFSLYFPEKRDFFLDGSNYFKFGIEGDDNNPYRNSVSPYFSRRLGLDDAGNMIPVRYAAKITGTQKSWNIGMMYVSDERNYGNSNLSVGRISRNLGRQSSVGVIGTWGNAVSNAENMVGGFDMKLATSRFQKNKNLAFTMFGMLSRTSGINDKNSSWGADIAYPNDFLYFSLGHYEVGENFVAGIGFVPRNNIKASYGSFSLGPRPDKWGILQVKSGVGFNYLTNFSDVMVTRELNISPLGIRFKSGEEFSYSINQQYEFLAKDFLIYPGFSIPMNQYTFWRQNIQLTSAGGRNLAGIANFSTGNFYNGRRHDMKLTINYKVAVPLYVGGNYTQSHVFLPEGDFTARIYQMNLNILVSPTVTLYNYFQYDNASEKMGWQSRFQWILKPGNEIILAWTSGWSQPGSQWIMNDSALRLKLKYNIRF from the coding sequence TTGAAAAATACTTATATTTTATCAACCTTCCTTTTTTTGCTTTTGGCAGTGAACCATTCATTCGCCCAAATTTCTGCAAAAGCGATACGAGTTAGCACACCACCAAATATAGACGGACACATTAATGATGCGGTCTGGGACGAAGCCTTTAAAATCGATCAGTTTGTTCAGCGCGAACCCAATCCTGGACAAGCAGTATCCGAAAAAACCATTGTTTCGGTTTGTTACGACAACAACTACCTGTATTTTGCTGTAAAATGTTACGATGATCCGAAGAAAATAACCGCCAAAGAAATGGCTCGCGATGTAAGTTTGGGGAATGACGACCGTGTTCAGATCATTCTGGATACCTATCTCGATCACCGAAATGGCTATTGGTTTCAGATCGGGCCACGTGGATCCATCGGCGATGCACTCATCAGCGAAAACGGCGCGTCTATGAACAAGGAATGGGATGCCCTCTGGACCGGTAAATCGAGTATTAACAGCGAAGGATGGGAAGCCGAACTAGCCATTCCATTTAAGACCATAGGCTTCGATCCAAAAAAGACGGTTTGGGGCATGAAACTCATCCGCAACATCAAACGAAAGCTCGAAGCTTCGTACTGGCCGGTTGCCAACCTAAATACTTACCGTTTCCAGATTTCCGATTCAGGATTATTGGAAGGACTTGAAGGAATTACCCAAGGAATCGGACTCGATCTTTCGCCCTATGTAATCGGTGGAATGAATACCAAAAGAGGTGAGAAAGATAAATATCACTTCGATGGCGGACTGGATATGTTTTATCAGGTCACTCCCCAGTTAAAGGCATCTCTTTCTATTAATACCGATTTTGCTGAAACTGAAGTGGATGACCGGCAAATCAACCTCACCCGGTTCAGTTTGTATTTCCCCGAAAAACGCGACTTCTTTTTGGATGGCTCAAACTATTTCAAATTCGGAATTGAAGGCGACGATAACAATCCATACCGAAATTCGGTGTCGCCATATTTTTCCCGAAGGTTAGGTCTCGATGATGCCGGCAATATGATCCCGGTGAGATATGCCGCTAAAATTACCGGAACACAAAAGAGTTGGAATATTGGAATGATGTACGTTAGCGACGAGCGCAACTATGGAAACTCAAACCTTTCGGTTGGGCGGATCAGTCGTAATCTCGGAAGACAATCGTCAGTTGGAGTGATTGGAACATGGGGAAATGCGGTTTCGAACGCAGAAAACATGGTTGGTGGATTCGATATGAAACTGGCAACTTCCAGATTTCAGAAAAATAAAAATTTGGCATTTACCATGTTCGGAATGCTTTCGCGGACTTCGGGAATAAATGATAAAAACTCATCGTGGGGTGCCGACATTGCTTATCCAAATGACTTTCTGTATTTTAGCCTTGGTCATTATGAGGTAGGCGAAAATTTTGTTGCAGGCATTGGGTTTGTTCCCCGCAACAACATTAAAGCTTCGTACGGTAGCTTTTCATTAGGCCCAAGACCGGATAAATGGGGAATCCTTCAGGTTAAATCCGGAGTTGGATTTAATTATCTGACAAACTTTAGCGATGTAATGGTTACACGCGAATTGAATATTTCGCCGCTCGGAATTCGGTTCAAATCGGGCGAAGAATTTTCATATTCAATCAACCAGCAATACGAATTTCTGGCCAAAGACTTTTTGATTTACCCCGGATTCAGCATCCCTATGAATCAATATACCTTTTGGAGACAGAATATTCAACTCACATCGGCAGGCGGAAGAAACCTGGCCGGAATTGCTAATTTTAGCACGGGCAATTTTTACAACGGACGGCGGCACGACATGAAACTAACAATTAATTACAAAGTAGCTGTGCCCCTGTATGTAGGCGGCAATTATACACAAAGTCATGTTTTTTTGCCTGAAGGAGACTTCACTGCTCGTATCTATCAAATGAACCTGAATATTTTGGTTAGCCCAACCGTAACACTTTACAATTATTTTCAGTACGACAACGCTTCCGAAAAAATGGGTTGGCAATCGCGGTTTCAATGGATACTGAAGCCCGGCAACGAAATTATTCTGGCATGGACATCGGGTTGGTCGCAACCTGGCAGTCAGTGGATAATGAACGATAGCGCTTTGCGCCTGAAACTGAAATACAACATCAGGTTTTAA
- a CDS encoding YdcF family protein: MAEKNIHHRFLFLFRSLFVGLGVLFLLALIISFTTLPFWGYYWLGTSKSKITEKPDFIVLLSGGGMPSESNLMRAFFVFKAAQESPDSRIVIACPGDTSDIRSTARLIAAELISKGIDPKRILYEQTGTNTRMEALCMQKLNGEQMTSKAILLVTSPEHMRRAVLVFKKVGFIRINALPAFENALEADLFFKDDELGGNKTLIPNVGSHTSVRYQFWNHLKYEILIAREMTALGYYKLRGWI, encoded by the coding sequence ATGGCTGAAAAGAATATTCATCATCGGTTCCTGTTTTTGTTTCGCAGTTTATTTGTTGGGTTGGGAGTGTTGTTTTTACTTGCTTTGATTATTAGTTTCACAACATTGCCTTTCTGGGGGTATTACTGGTTGGGTACCAGCAAGTCGAAGATAACCGAAAAGCCTGATTTTATTGTGTTGCTTAGCGGAGGTGGAATGCCTAGTGAATCGAACCTGATGCGTGCATTTTTTGTGTTTAAGGCTGCTCAAGAATCTCCGGATAGTCGTATTGTGATTGCATGTCCGGGTGATACCTCAGATATAAGAAGCACTGCCCGATTGATAGCCGCCGAACTCATCAGTAAAGGAATTGACCCTAAGCGAATTCTTTATGAGCAAACCGGAACCAATACTCGCATGGAAGCTCTTTGTATGCAAAAGCTCAATGGCGAACAGATGACATCTAAAGCGATTTTACTGGTCACCTCTCCGGAGCACATGCGACGTGCCGTATTGGTTTTCAAAAAAGTGGGATTCATTAGGATCAACGCACTTCCCGCCTTCGAAAATGCGCTCGAGGCTGACCTATTTTTTAAGGATGATGAATTGGGAGGCAATAAAACACTGATCCCTAATGTTGGAAGCCATACTTCTGTACGGTACCAATTCTGGAACCACCTGAAATACGAAATTTTGATTGCCCGCGAAATGACGGCATTGGGTTATTACAAATTGCGGGGCTGGATATGA
- a CDS encoding TOBE domain-containing protein: MKLSARNQLKGKVLKVDEGLITSKVVLDLGNGNIISAIISKDAIADLDLKPGDTAFAIIKSTEVIIGTPCDCNSDNCKCH, from the coding sequence ATGAAACTAAGCGCAAGAAATCAATTGAAAGGTAAAGTCCTGAAAGTTGACGAAGGTCTAATTACTTCGAAAGTAGTACTCGATTTAGGGAATGGAAACATTATTTCAGCCATTATTTCGAAAGACGCAATTGCAGATTTAGACCTAAAACCAGGTGATACTGCCTTCGCAATCATCAAATCAACCGAAGTGATCATCGGAACTCCGTGCGATTGCAACAGCGATAACTGCAAATGCCATTAA
- a CDS encoding winged helix-turn-helix domain-containing protein, whose amino-acid sequence MIEVECHISIKKDGVMFLNPLKTQLLQEIKKSGSLSGAAKEMNISYQHVWTMIDEMNRIAPSPLVQKQRGGSNGGGTVISGYGERMLQEYLIIQAEIKKVVDQINVEINL is encoded by the coding sequence ATGATCGAAGTTGAATGTCATATTTCAATTAAAAAAGACGGTGTTATGTTTTTAAATCCATTGAAAACCCAATTACTACAAGAGATTAAAAAGAGTGGCAGTTTAAGCGGAGCTGCAAAAGAAATGAATATCTCCTATCAGCACGTCTGGACCATGATTGATGAAATGAACCGGATAGCTCCGTCGCCATTGGTTCAAAAGCAACGCGGTGGATCCAATGGCGGTGGTACTGTCATTTCGGGCTATGGAGAACGAATGCTTCAGGAATACCTCATAATACAGGCTGAAATCAAAAAAGTAGTCGATCAGATCAACGTCGAAATCAACCTTTGA
- the modA gene encoding molybdate ABC transporter substrate-binding protein: MKRILTIIALFVALATQAQTVKVAAAANLRFVFDEIKSSYRSVNPKVTIAPNFGSSGALLQQILNGAEFDIFMAADNSFPVKLRDQGAASGEIKTYAMGKLVLWSNTLDVSKGLEMLTNPSVKRIAIAKPELAPYGDRAIKVLKSSGLYEKVKEKIIYADNISQTAQFAQTGNAEIGFLAMSLTLTPEMKGSVYVIDPKSYKPVEQAMVLVKSWKTNPEAAKFMKFVLSDQCKPIFEKYGYIVP, from the coding sequence ATGAAAAGAATATTAACAATTATAGCCCTATTTGTTGCCCTGGCAACCCAGGCCCAAACTGTAAAAGTTGCTGCCGCAGCTAATCTCCGGTTTGTTTTCGACGAAATTAAATCGAGCTACAGAAGTGTAAATCCGAAAGTCACGATTGCCCCAAACTTTGGTTCGTCGGGTGCATTGCTTCAACAAATTTTGAATGGCGCCGAATTCGACATTTTTATGGCTGCCGACAATTCATTCCCGGTAAAATTGAGAGATCAGGGAGCAGCTTCGGGCGAAATAAAAACTTATGCGATGGGAAAACTCGTGCTGTGGAGCAATACCCTTGATGTATCGAAAGGCTTGGAAATGCTGACTAATCCATCCGTAAAACGCATTGCTATTGCCAAGCCCGAATTGGCTCCCTATGGCGACCGTGCCATCAAAGTATTAAAGTCATCAGGCTTGTACGAAAAAGTAAAAGAAAAAATTATTTATGCCGATAACATTTCGCAAACCGCGCAGTTTGCCCAAACCGGGAATGCCGAGATCGGCTTTCTGGCCATGTCGTTAACGTTAACTCCTGAGATGAAAGGCTCTGTGTATGTTATCGATCCAAAATCGTATAAGCCCGTTGAGCAGGCGATGGTGCTGGTAAAAAGTTGGAAGACGAATCCCGAGGCAGCAAAATTCATGAAATTTGTTTTGAGCGACCAATGCAAACCAATTTTTGAAAAATACGGCTATATTGTGCCATAA